Proteins found in one Streptomyces sp. NBC_00461 genomic segment:
- a CDS encoding response regulator codes for MIRVLVAEDQSAVRAGLVLILGSAPDIEVVGEAADGEQAVSLARELSPDLVLMDIQMPRLDGVSATRQVVAEELADVLVLTTFDLDQYVFGALRAGAAGFLLKNTEAKDLLEAVRTVARGEGLIAPAVTRRLISEFAAKPVREPTADPAVLDGLTRREREVLSRLGEGLSNAEIAARLDMAEATVKTHVSRLLGKLELRSRVQAAVLAQELGI; via the coding sequence ATGATTCGCGTCCTGGTCGCCGAGGACCAGTCCGCCGTCCGTGCCGGGCTCGTCCTCATCCTGGGCAGCGCGCCCGACATCGAAGTGGTGGGCGAGGCGGCGGACGGCGAGCAGGCGGTGTCCCTGGCCAGGGAGTTGAGCCCCGACCTGGTCCTGATGGACATTCAGATGCCGCGGCTGGACGGGGTGTCGGCGACCCGGCAGGTGGTCGCCGAGGAACTGGCCGACGTCCTCGTCCTCACCACCTTCGATCTCGACCAGTACGTCTTCGGGGCGCTGCGCGCGGGCGCCGCCGGATTCCTGCTCAAGAACACCGAAGCGAAGGACCTGCTGGAGGCGGTACGGACCGTCGCGCGCGGCGAGGGTCTGATCGCTCCGGCCGTCACCCGCCGGCTGATCTCCGAGTTCGCCGCCAAGCCCGTACGCGAACCGACCGCGGACCCGGCCGTCCTCGACGGCCTCACCCGTCGCGAACGCGAGGTGCTGTCCCGTCTCGGCGAGGGCCTGTCCAACGCCGAGATCGCCGCCCGACTCGACATGGCGGAGGCGACGGTGAAGACGCACGTCAGCCGTCTCCTCGGGAAGCTGGAGCTGCGCAGCCGGGTCCAAGCGGCCGTACTGGCACAGGAATTGGGGATCTGA
- a CDS encoding glycoside hydrolase family 18 chitinase — translation MRFRHRAVAGFATLLLPLAGLVGLASPAQAAATATATYAKTQDWGTGFEGKWTVKNTGTTAVSSWTIEWDFPSGTSVTSAWDADVTSSGTHWTARNKSYNGSIAPGASVSFGFNGAGTGSPANCKLNGDSCDGTTVPGDAAPSAPGTPTASGITDTSVKLGWTAATDDKGIKNYDVLRDGAKVATVTTTSYTDTGLSAGSDYSYTVQARDTADQTGPASGAVAVHTTGGTTDPPPTGGKVKLGYFTEWGIYGRGYNVKNLVTSGSAAKITHINYAFGNVTGGKCAIGDSYADYDKAFTADQSVSGVADTWDQPLRGNFNQLRELKAKYPNIKVLWSFGGWTWSGGFGEAAKNPAAFAQSCYDLVEDPRWADVFDGIDIDWEYPNACGLSCDTSGAAAYKNLMQALRAKFGANNLVTAATTADGTSGGKIDAADYAGAAQYVDWYNVMTYDFFGAFDADGPTAPHSPLTSYAGIPTPGFTTADAIAKYKAKGVPASKLLIGIGFYGRGWTGVTQDAPGGTATGPAAGTYEQGIEDYKVLKTSCPATGTIAGTAYAHCGSNWWSYDTPSTITGKMSWAKSQGLGGAFFWEFSGDTGNGELVSAINSGLQ, via the coding sequence ATGCGCTTCAGACACAGAGCCGTGGCAGGGTTCGCGACCCTGCTGCTCCCGCTGGCCGGTCTGGTCGGCCTCGCGAGCCCCGCCCAGGCCGCAGCCACCGCGACGGCGACCTACGCCAAGACCCAGGACTGGGGCACCGGCTTCGAAGGCAAGTGGACGGTGAAGAACACCGGCACCACCGCCGTCAGTTCCTGGACGATCGAGTGGGACTTCCCCTCCGGCACGTCCGTCACCTCGGCCTGGGACGCCGACGTCACGTCCTCCGGCACCCACTGGACCGCCAGGAACAAGTCCTACAACGGCTCGATCGCCCCCGGCGCCTCCGTCTCCTTCGGCTTCAACGGCGCGGGCACCGGCTCCCCCGCCAACTGCAAGCTGAACGGCGACAGTTGCGACGGCACGACGGTCCCGGGCGACGCGGCACCCTCCGCGCCGGGCACCCCCACCGCCTCCGGCATCACCGACACGTCCGTGAAGCTCGGCTGGACGGCCGCCACCGACGACAAGGGCATCAAGAACTACGACGTCCTGCGCGACGGCGCCAAGGTCGCCACGGTGACGACGACCTCGTACACCGACACCGGCCTGAGCGCCGGCAGCGACTACTCCTACACCGTCCAGGCCCGTGACACCGCCGACCAGACCGGCCCGGCGAGCGGCGCGGTCGCCGTGCACACCACGGGCGGCACCACCGACCCGCCCCCGACCGGCGGCAAGGTCAAGCTCGGCTACTTCACCGAGTGGGGCATCTACGGCCGGGGCTACAACGTCAAGAACCTGGTGACCTCGGGCTCCGCCGCGAAGATCACGCACATCAACTACGCCTTCGGCAACGTCACCGGCGGCAAGTGCGCGATCGGCGACTCCTACGCCGACTACGACAAGGCCTTCACCGCCGACCAGTCCGTCAGCGGCGTCGCGGACACCTGGGACCAGCCGCTGCGCGGCAACTTCAACCAGCTGCGCGAGCTCAAGGCCAAGTACCCCAACATCAAGGTGCTGTGGTCCTTCGGCGGCTGGACCTGGTCCGGCGGCTTCGGCGAGGCGGCCAAGAACCCGGCGGCCTTCGCGCAGTCCTGCTACGACCTGGTCGAGGACCCGCGCTGGGCCGACGTCTTCGACGGCATCGACATCGACTGGGAGTACCCGAACGCCTGCGGCCTGAGCTGCGACACCAGCGGGGCCGCGGCCTACAAGAACCTGATGCAGGCCCTGCGCGCCAAGTTCGGCGCGAACAATCTGGTCACCGCCGCCACCACGGCCGACGGCACCTCAGGCGGCAAGATCGACGCCGCGGACTACGCGGGCGCCGCCCAGTACGTCGACTGGTACAACGTGATGACGTACGACTTCTTCGGCGCCTTCGACGCGGACGGCCCGACCGCCCCGCACTCCCCGCTCACCTCCTACGCCGGCATCCCGACGCCCGGCTTCACCACGGCCGACGCGATCGCCAAGTACAAGGCGAAGGGCGTCCCCGCGAGCAAGCTGCTCATCGGCATCGGCTTCTACGGCCGCGGCTGGACGGGCGTGACCCAGGACGCCCCGGGCGGCACCGCCACGGGTCCGGCCGCGGGAACGTACGAGCAGGGCATCGAGGACTACAAGGTCCTCAAGACGTCCTGCCCGGCCACCGGCACCATCGCCGGCACGGCCTACGCGCACTGCGGCAGCAACTGGTGGTCGTACGACACCCCGTCGACGATCACCGGAAAGATGAGCTGGGCCAAGTCCCAGGGCCTCGGCGGCGCGTTCTTCTGGGAGTTCAGCGGCGACACGGGCAACGGCGAGCTGGTGAGCGCCATCAACAGCGGGCTGCAGTAA
- a CDS encoding F0F1 ATP synthase subunit gamma, which produces MGAQLRVYKRRIRSVTATKKITKAMEMIAASRVVKAQRKVAASTPYATELTRAVTAVGTGSNTKHALTTQAETVTRSAVLLLTSDRGLAGAFNSNAIKVAEQLTARLEAEGKEVDTYIVGRRGLAHYNFRERKVVESWSGFTDEPTYVDAKKVAGPLIEAIETETAEGGVDELHIVFTEFVSMMTQTALDDRLLPLSIEEVAKEAAPKGEILPLYDFEPSAEDVLDALLPRYVESRIYNALLQSAASKHAATRRAMKSATDNAGELITTLSRLANAARQAEITQEISEIVGGSAALADATAGSDR; this is translated from the coding sequence ATGGGAGCCCAGCTCCGGGTCTACAAGCGTCGCATCCGATCCGTCACCGCGACCAAGAAGATCACCAAGGCGATGGAGATGATCGCCGCCTCGCGCGTCGTCAAGGCGCAGCGCAAGGTGGCGGCCTCCACGCCGTACGCGACCGAGCTCACCCGCGCGGTCACGGCGGTCGGAACCGGTTCGAACACGAAGCACGCGCTGACCACGCAGGCCGAGACGGTCACCCGGTCCGCCGTGCTGCTCCTCACGAGCGACCGCGGACTGGCCGGCGCCTTCAACTCCAACGCCATCAAGGTCGCCGAGCAGCTGACGGCGCGCCTTGAGGCGGAGGGCAAGGAGGTCGACACGTACATCGTCGGCCGCCGCGGTCTGGCCCACTACAACTTCCGCGAGCGCAAGGTCGTGGAGTCGTGGTCGGGCTTCACCGACGAGCCCACGTACGTGGACGCCAAGAAGGTCGCGGGTCCGCTGATCGAGGCCATCGAGACCGAGACGGCCGAGGGTGGTGTGGATGAACTCCACATCGTCTTCACCGAGTTCGTGTCGATGATGACGCAGACGGCGCTCGACGACCGCCTGCTGCCGCTCAGCATCGAAGAGGTCGCCAAGGAGGCCGCCCCCAAGGGCGAGATCCTTCCGCTGTACGACTTCGAGCCGTCGGCCGAGGACGTCCTCGACGCCCTGCTGCCGCGCTACGTCGAGAGCCGTATCTACAACGCGCTGCTTCAGTCGGCCGCCTCCAAGCACGCCGCCACGCGCCGTGCGATGAAGTCGGCCACCGACAACGCGGGAGAGCTCATCACCACGCTCTCCCGACTTGCCAACGCGGCCCGCCAGGCCGAAATCACCCAGGAAATCAGCGAGATCGTCGGTGGCTCCGCAGCCCTGGCCGACGCGACCGCGGGGAGTGACAGGTAA
- a CDS encoding STAS domain-containing protein, with the protein MYIRGDHAELVVGGRLDVRSAADARTVLHSAVDDGVGDLVLDLSGLDSWDATGLGVIMGVHRRAGRCGRRLVLREVPPQMQRLLVATRLHRILAIEGGIGVESLPRV; encoded by the coding sequence ATGTACATCAGGGGCGACCACGCCGAGCTGGTCGTCGGGGGCCGCCTCGACGTCCGCAGCGCGGCGGACGCCCGTACGGTCCTGCACTCGGCCGTCGACGACGGAGTCGGCGACCTGGTGCTCGACCTGTCCGGACTGGACTCCTGGGACGCCACCGGCCTCGGGGTGATCATGGGTGTCCACCGGCGGGCCGGACGCTGCGGCCGGCGTCTGGTGCTGCGCGAGGTACCGCCACAGATGCAGCGCCTGCTGGTGGCCACCCGACTGCACCGGATCCTGGCGATCGAGGGCGGCATCGGCGTGGAGTCGCTGCCTCGCGTGTGA
- a CDS encoding 3-hydroxyacyl-CoA dehydrogenase family protein: protein MARKLAVIGAGLMGSGIAQVSAQAGWDVVLRDVTDEALTRGTDGIKASYDKFVSKGKLEAHDADAALGRITATTDLDAAADADVVVEAVFEKLEVKHEIFRALDKIVRPDTVLASNTSAIPITKIAAATAHPERVVGVHFFSPVPMMQLVELVRGYKTSDETLATAREFAESVGKTCIVVNRDVAGFVTTRLISALVVEATKLYESGVASAEDIDLACKLGFGHAMGPLATADLTGVDILLHATGNIYTESQDEKFAPPELMRRMVDAGDIGRKSGQGFYTY, encoded by the coding sequence GTGGCACGGAAGCTTGCCGTCATCGGCGCCGGCTTGATGGGTTCCGGTATCGCCCAGGTCTCTGCCCAGGCGGGCTGGGACGTCGTTCTGCGGGATGTCACCGACGAAGCGCTCACGCGTGGCACCGACGGCATCAAGGCCTCGTACGACAAGTTCGTCAGCAAGGGGAAGCTGGAGGCGCACGACGCCGACGCCGCCCTCGGCCGTATCACCGCGACCACCGACCTCGACGCCGCAGCCGACGCGGACGTGGTCGTGGAGGCCGTCTTCGAGAAGCTGGAGGTCAAGCACGAGATCTTCCGCGCGCTCGACAAGATCGTGCGCCCGGACACCGTGCTCGCCTCCAACACCTCCGCGATCCCGATCACCAAGATCGCGGCGGCCACCGCACACCCCGAGCGGGTCGTCGGCGTCCACTTCTTCTCGCCGGTGCCGATGATGCAGCTCGTCGAGCTCGTCCGCGGCTACAAGACGAGCGACGAAACCCTCGCCACCGCACGGGAGTTCGCCGAGTCGGTCGGCAAGACCTGCATTGTCGTCAACCGCGACGTCGCCGGCTTCGTGACGACCCGTCTCATCTCGGCGCTCGTCGTCGAGGCGACCAAGCTGTACGAGTCGGGCGTGGCGAGCGCCGAGGACATCGACCTCGCCTGCAAGCTCGGCTTCGGTCACGCGATGGGCCCGCTGGCCACGGCGGACCTGACCGGCGTCGACATCCTGCTGCACGCCACCGGCAACATCTACACCGAGTCGCAGGACGAGAAGTTCGCGCCGCCCGAGCTGATGCGCCGGATGGTTGACGCCGGTGACATCGGACGCAAGAGCGGGCAGGGCTTCTACACGTACTGA
- the atpD gene encoding F0F1 ATP synthase subunit beta, whose translation MTTTVETAVATGRVARVIGPVVDVEFPVDAMPDIYNALHVEVADPANEGEKKTLTLEVAQHLGDGLVRTISMQPTDGLVRQATVTDTGTGITVPVGDFTKGKVFNTLGEVLNVDEQYEGERWSIHRKAPRFDELESKTEMFETGVKVIDLLTPYVKGGKIGLFGGAGVGKTVLIQEMIYRVANNHDGVSVFAGVGERTREGNDLIEEMADSGVIDKTALVFGQMDEPPGTRLRVALAGLTMAEYFRDVQKQDVLFFIDNIFRFTQAGSEVSTLLGRMPSAVGYQPNLADEMGLLQERITSTRGHSITSMQAIYVPADDLTDPAPATTFAHLDATTVLSRPISEKGIYPAVDPLDSTSRILDPRYIAADHYNTAMRVKTVLQKYKDLQDIIAILGIDELGEEDKLTVHRARRVERFLSQNTHVAKQFTGVDGSDVPLDESITAFNAICDGEYDHFPEQAFFLCGGIEDLKANAKELGVS comes from the coding sequence ATGACGACGACAGTTGAGACGGCCGTTGCCACGGGCCGCGTCGCCCGGGTCATCGGCCCGGTCGTCGACGTGGAGTTCCCCGTCGACGCGATGCCGGACATCTACAACGCCCTGCACGTAGAGGTCGCCGACCCGGCGAACGAGGGCGAGAAGAAGACGCTGACCCTGGAGGTCGCCCAGCACCTGGGTGACGGCCTGGTCCGCACCATCTCCATGCAGCCGACCGACGGTCTGGTCCGCCAGGCCACCGTCACCGACACCGGCACGGGCATCACCGTCCCGGTCGGCGACTTCACCAAGGGCAAGGTGTTCAACACCCTCGGTGAGGTGCTGAACGTGGACGAGCAGTACGAGGGCGAGCGCTGGTCCATCCACCGCAAGGCCCCGCGCTTCGACGAGCTCGAGTCGAAGACCGAGATGTTCGAGACCGGCGTCAAGGTCATCGACCTCCTCACCCCGTACGTCAAGGGTGGAAAGATCGGCCTGTTCGGCGGTGCCGGCGTCGGCAAGACGGTGCTCATCCAGGAGATGATCTACCGCGTCGCCAACAACCACGACGGTGTCTCCGTGTTCGCCGGTGTCGGCGAGCGCACTCGTGAGGGCAACGACCTCATCGAGGAGATGGCGGACTCGGGCGTCATCGACAAGACCGCCCTGGTCTTCGGTCAGATGGACGAGCCCCCGGGCACCCGTCTGCGCGTGGCCCTCGCGGGTCTGACCATGGCGGAGTACTTCCGCGATGTGCAGAAGCAGGACGTGCTGTTCTTCATCGACAACATCTTCCGCTTCACGCAGGCCGGTTCCGAGGTCTCGACCCTGCTCGGCCGTATGCCCTCCGCGGTGGGTTACCAGCCGAACCTGGCCGACGAGATGGGTCTCCTCCAGGAGCGCATCACCTCGACCCGTGGTCACTCGATCACCTCGATGCAGGCGATCTACGTCCCCGCGGACGACCTGACCGACCCGGCCCCGGCCACCACCTTCGCCCACCTCGACGCGACGACGGTTCTGTCCCGTCCGATCTCCGAGAAGGGCATCTACCCGGCCGTGGACCCGCTGGACTCCACGTCCCGGATCCTGGACCCCCGCTACATCGCGGCGGACCACTACAACACCGCGATGCGCGTCAAGACGGTCCTCCAGAAGTACAAGGACCTGCAGGACATCATCGCGATCCTCGGTATCGACGAGCTGGGCGAGGAGGACAAGCTCACCGTCCACCGTGCCCGTCGCGTGGAGCGCTTCCTGTCCCAGAACACCCACGTCGCCAAGCAGTTCACCGGCGTCGACGGGTCGGACGTTCCGCTGGACGAGTCGATCACCGCGTTCAACGCGATCTGCGACGGCGAGTACGACCACTTCCCGGAGCAGGCGTTCTTCCTGTGCGGTGGCATTGAGGACCTCAAGGCCAACGCCAAGGAGCTGGGCGTCTCCTGA
- a CDS encoding DUF2550 domain-containing protein codes for MVLALTVCGVVVALVVLALFVFGLRRRLIQRSGGTFDCSLRWDVPEKSDTNGKGWSYGVARYNGDRIEWYRVFSYAYRPRRVLERAAIEVAGRRLPEGEEELALLSDAVILTCLHRGTRLELAMSDDALTGFLAWLEAAPPGQRVNVA; via the coding sequence ATGGTCCTCGCTCTGACTGTGTGCGGAGTCGTTGTCGCCCTTGTGGTGCTGGCGCTGTTCGTCTTCGGCCTGCGCCGCAGACTGATCCAGCGCTCCGGGGGCACCTTCGACTGTTCGCTGCGCTGGGACGTCCCGGAGAAGTCCGACACCAACGGAAAAGGCTGGAGCTACGGTGTCGCCCGCTACAACGGCGACCGCATCGAGTGGTACCGCGTCTTCTCCTATGCCTACCGCCCGCGCCGTGTCCTGGAACGCGCCGCCATCGAGGTCGCCGGCCGCCGTCTCCCGGAAGGCGAGGAGGAACTGGCCCTTCTCTCCGACGCGGTCATCCTGACCTGTCTGCACCGGGGCACGCGCCTCGAACTCGCCATGAGCGACGACGCGCTGACCGGGTTCCTCGCCTGGTTGGAGGCGGCCCCGCCCGGCCAGCGCGTCAATGTTGCCTGA
- a CDS encoding sensor histidine kinase — protein MALRLPRPHRFDVYVAVGGLLGGLLLMGIGLSSRGPGDPITLFDGPWPVLAPLVVMACCELLRRTAPSAALLAGTAAICADLVTQGNLATILMFTDLVYAAVLYGPPASARRIPWITGLLTVAGTLVPFAVWRVPEALLIGVIIGIVAFGPAATGWIVRDHRDAADAARLRAEQTALLAEMDRTQAVLAERARMARELHDMVANHLSAIAIHSTAALSIDRPGTSRDALSVIRENSVAGLAEMRRLIGLLRDGGDGEPAAVPTLDGIGALVEGARANGLDVRLDTDHGQVPAPVELAAYRIVQESLTNALKHAFSGRVTVALVQCDGVLDVRVTSPYGHRDGPRAPGSGAGLVGMRERVALLGGTFEAGPDSSLWAVHATLPVMEGDPE, from the coding sequence ATGGCCCTGCGACTCCCCCGCCCGCACCGCTTCGACGTGTACGTCGCCGTCGGCGGGCTGCTCGGTGGCCTGCTGCTGATGGGCATCGGCCTCAGCTCCCGCGGCCCCGGCGATCCGATCACGCTCTTCGACGGGCCCTGGCCGGTCCTGGCGCCGCTCGTCGTCATGGCCTGCTGCGAGCTGCTGCGCCGGACCGCCCCGAGCGCGGCCCTGCTGGCCGGGACGGCCGCGATCTGCGCCGACCTTGTGACCCAGGGCAACCTGGCCACGATCCTGATGTTCACCGACCTCGTGTACGCCGCCGTCCTGTACGGCCCGCCCGCCTCGGCCCGCCGCATCCCCTGGATCACCGGGCTGCTCACGGTGGCCGGGACGCTCGTGCCGTTCGCGGTGTGGCGCGTGCCGGAGGCGCTGCTGATCGGCGTGATCATCGGCATCGTCGCGTTCGGCCCCGCGGCCACCGGCTGGATCGTCCGCGACCACCGCGACGCGGCCGACGCCGCCCGGCTGCGCGCCGAACAGACGGCGTTGCTCGCCGAGATGGACCGCACCCAGGCGGTCCTGGCCGAGCGGGCGCGGATGGCCCGGGAACTGCACGACATGGTCGCCAACCATCTCTCCGCGATCGCCATCCACTCCACGGCCGCGCTGTCGATCGACAGACCGGGGACTTCGCGGGACGCCCTGTCGGTGATCCGGGAGAACAGCGTGGCCGGCCTCGCCGAGATGCGGCGGCTCATCGGCCTGCTGCGGGACGGCGGCGACGGCGAGCCGGCCGCCGTACCCACGCTGGACGGGATCGGCGCGCTCGTCGAAGGCGCCCGCGCCAACGGCCTCGACGTGCGCCTCGACACCGACCACGGCCAGGTCCCCGCCCCCGTCGAACTCGCCGCCTACCGCATCGTCCAGGAGTCCCTGACCAACGCCCTCAAACACGCCTTCTCAGGCCGGGTCACCGTGGCCCTCGTCCAGTGCGACGGCGTCCTCGATGTCCGCGTGACCAGCCCGTACGGTCACCGGGACGGCCCGCGGGCCCCCGGTTCGGGCGCCGGACTGGTCGGAATGAGGGAGCGGGTCGCGCTGCTGGGCGGCACGTTCGAGGCCGGACCCGACAGCTCGCTGTGGGCCGTGCACGCCACGCTTCCCGTGATGGAAGGAGACCCCGAATGA
- a CDS encoding F0F1 ATP synthase subunit epsilon — protein sequence MAAELHVALVAADREVWSGEATLVVARTTSGDIGVMPGHQPLLGVLESGPVTIRTSDGGTVIAAVHGGFISFADDKLSLLAEIAELSDEIDVQRVERELERAKAEGDAAAERRADVRLRAATTG from the coding sequence TTGGCTGCTGAGCTGCACGTCGCGCTGGTCGCGGCCGACCGAGAGGTCTGGTCCGGCGAGGCCACCCTGGTCGTCGCGCGCACCACGTCCGGCGACATCGGCGTCATGCCCGGTCACCAGCCGCTGCTAGGTGTGCTGGAGTCGGGCCCGGTGACCATCCGTACGAGTGATGGCGGAACCGTCATCGCCGCGGTGCACGGCGGTTTCATTTCGTTCGCAGATGACAAGCTGTCGCTGCTGGCCGAGATCGCCGAGCTGTCCGACGAGATCGACGTCCAGCGCGTGGAGCGCGAGCTCGAGCGCGCGAAGGCGGAGGGCGACGCCGCCGCCGAGCGTCGCGCGGACGTACGACTGCGTGCGGCGACGACGGGCTGA
- a CDS encoding cob(I)yrinic acid a,c-diamide adenosyltransferase, with product MVNLTRIYTRTGDRGTTALGDMSRVAKTDLRISAYADANEANAVIGTAIALGGLDEEVVKVLTRVQNDLFDVGADLSTPVVEKPEFPPLRVEQFYVDKLEADCDRFNERLEKLRSFILPGGTPGAALLHQACTVVRRAERSTWAALEVHGELMNPLTATYLNRLSDLLFILARTANKDTGDVLWVPGGER from the coding sequence ATGGTCAATCTGACGCGCATCTACACCAGGACCGGCGACCGGGGCACCACCGCCCTCGGCGACATGAGCCGGGTCGCCAAGACCGATCTGCGGATCTCCGCGTACGCCGACGCCAACGAGGCGAATGCGGTGATCGGCACGGCGATCGCGCTGGGCGGCCTGGACGAGGAGGTCGTCAAGGTCCTCACCCGCGTCCAGAACGACCTGTTCGACGTGGGTGCGGACCTGTCGACGCCAGTGGTGGAGAAGCCCGAGTTCCCGCCGCTGCGGGTCGAGCAGTTCTACGTCGACAAGCTGGAGGCGGACTGCGACCGCTTCAACGAACGGCTGGAGAAGCTGCGGTCCTTCATCCTGCCGGGCGGCACCCCGGGCGCGGCCCTGCTCCACCAGGCCTGCACGGTCGTACGCCGGGCCGAGCGCTCCACGTGGGCGGCGCTGGAGGTCCACGGCGAGCTGATGAACCCGCTGACCGCGACCTACCTCAACCGGCTCTCCGACCTGCTGTTCATCCTGGCCCGTACCGCCAACAAGGACACCGGCGACGTCCTGTGGGTGCCGGGCGGGGAGCGCTGA
- the atpA gene encoding F0F1 ATP synthase subunit alpha — MAELTIRPEEIRDALENFVQSYKPDAASREEVGTVTLAGDGIAKVEGLPSAMANELLKFEDGTLGLALNLEEREIGTVILGEFSGVEEGQPVQRTGEVLSVAVGEGYLGRVVDPLGNPIDGLGEIETSGRRALELQAPGVMARKSVHEPMETGYKAVDAMTPIGRGQRQLIIGDRQTGKTALAVDTIINQRDNWRSGDPKKQVRCVYVAIGQKGSTIASVRGALEEAGALEYTTIVAAPASDPAGFKYLAPYTGSAIGQQWMYEGKHVLIIFDDLSKQADAYRAVSLLLRRPPGREAYPGDVFYLHSRLLERCAKLSDELGAGSMTGLPIVETKANDVSAFIPTNVISITDGQCFLESDLFNAGQRPALNVGISVSRVGGSAQHKAMKQVSGRLRLDLAQYRELEAFAAFGSDLDAASKSQLERGQRLVELLKQAQYQPMPTENQVVSVWAGTTGKMDDVPVADVRRFEKELLEYLHRKEQGLMTSIKEGGKMSDDTLTAIADAIAEFKKQFETSDGKLLGEDAPAAAK, encoded by the coding sequence ATGGCGGAGCTCACGATCCGGCCGGAGGAGATCCGGGACGCGCTGGAGAACTTCGTCCAGTCGTACAAGCCGGACGCGGCCTCGCGCGAGGAGGTCGGTACGGTCACCCTTGCCGGCGACGGCATCGCGAAGGTCGAGGGCCTGCCCTCGGCCATGGCCAACGAACTGCTGAAGTTCGAGGACGGCACCCTCGGTCTTGCGCTCAACCTCGAAGAGCGCGAGATCGGTACCGTCATCCTCGGCGAGTTCAGCGGCGTCGAGGAGGGTCAGCCGGTGCAGCGCACCGGTGAGGTGCTCTCCGTGGCAGTCGGCGAGGGCTACCTCGGCCGCGTCGTCGACCCGCTCGGCAACCCGATCGACGGCCTCGGCGAGATCGAGACCAGCGGCCGCCGCGCCCTTGAGCTGCAGGCTCCGGGCGTCATGGCCCGTAAGTCGGTGCACGAGCCGATGGAGACCGGCTACAAGGCCGTCGACGCGATGACCCCGATCGGCCGTGGCCAGCGTCAGCTGATCATCGGTGACCGTCAGACCGGCAAGACCGCCCTGGCCGTCGACACGATCATCAACCAGCGTGACAACTGGCGCTCGGGCGACCCGAAGAAGCAGGTCCGCTGCGTCTACGTCGCCATCGGCCAGAAGGGCTCGACCATCGCCTCCGTGCGTGGTGCCCTCGAAGAGGCCGGCGCGCTGGAGTACACGACCATCGTCGCCGCCCCGGCGTCCGACCCGGCCGGCTTCAAGTACCTGGCGCCGTACACCGGTTCGGCCATCGGTCAGCAGTGGATGTACGAGGGCAAGCACGTCCTCATCATCTTCGACGACCTCTCGAAGCAGGCCGACGCCTACCGCGCCGTGTCCCTGCTGCTGCGCCGCCCGCCGGGCCGTGAGGCCTACCCGGGTGACGTCTTCTACCTGCACTCCCGTCTGCTGGAGCGCTGCGCGAAGCTCTCGGACGAGCTGGGTGCCGGTTCGATGACGGGTCTGCCGATCGTCGAGACGAAGGCCAACGACGTCTCCGCGTTCATCCCGACCAACGTCATCTCCATCACCGACGGCCAGTGCTTCCTGGAGTCGGACCTCTTCAACGCCGGTCAGCGCCCCGCGCTGAACGTCGGTATCTCCGTCTCCCGAGTCGGTGGTTCCGCGCAGCACAAGGCGATGAAGCAGGTCTCCGGCCGACTGCGCCTCGACCTCGCCCAGTACCGTGAGCTGGAGGCGTTCGCCGCCTTCGGTTCCGACCTGGACGCCGCGTCGAAGTCGCAGCTGGAGCGCGGTCAGCGCCTGGTCGAGCTGCTCAAGCAGGCGCAGTACCAGCCGATGCCGACCGAGAACCAGGTCGTCTCCGTGTGGGCCGGTACCACCGGCAAGATGGACGACGTCCCGGTCGCCGACGTCCGCCGCTTCGAGAAGGAGCTCCTGGAGTACCTGCACCGCAAGGAGCAGGGCCTCATGACCTCCATCAAGGAGGGCGGCAAGATGTCGGACGACACCCTCACCGCCATTGCGGACGCGATCGCCGAGTTCAAGAAGCAGTTCGAGACCTCGGACGGCAAGCTTCTCGGCGAGGACGCCCCGGCCGCGGCCAAGTGA